A stretch of Abyssogena phaseoliformis symbiont OG214 DNA encodes these proteins:
- a CDS encoding TlpA family protein disulfide reductase gives MTKNPIIPTRHVFQFGNKIAKFGFMCSLFLALNVAQAISIDDIVKSANDIWQEERKIKVPDFSLTDLNGNVHNNKSTQGKYLVVNFWATWCPPCLKEIPAFVEFYEKNKGKVLILGLDYEQANKAAIIEFTDIFMVNYPIILFDDKNGAQFTKFGEVLGMPTTYIYGPNGNLVDYQMGEMDMTALEKATSK, from the coding sequence ATGACAAAAAATCCCATTATACCCACAAGGCACGTATTTCAATTTGGCAATAAAATTGCCAAATTTGGCTTTATGTGTTCGCTATTTTTAGCTTTGAATGTTGCTCAGGCAATCAGCATTGATGACATTGTCAAATCTGCTAATGATATATGGCAAGAGGAGAGAAAAATCAAAGTGCCTGATTTTTCTCTAACCGACCTTAATGGCAATGTACATAACAATAAATCCACTCAGGGTAAATACTTAGTGGTTAATTTTTGGGCAACTTGGTGCCCACCTTGCTTAAAAGAAATTCCGGCTTTTGTTGAATTTTATGAAAAAAATAAGGGCAAAGTTCTTATTCTAGGACTTGATTATGAACAAGCTAATAAAGCAGCTATTATTGAATTTACTGATATATTTATGGTGAATTATCCCATCATCCTTTTTGATGATAAAAACGGTGCTCAATTCACAAAATTTGGCGAAGTGCTTGGCATGCCGACGACTTATATTTATGGACCAAATGGCAATTTGGTTGATTATCAGATGGGCGAGATGGACATGACGGCTTTAGAAAAAGCCACTTCAAAGTAA
- a CDS encoding glutathione S-transferase family protein — protein MKLELISFKLCPFAQRAIISLNTQKLDFKMTYINPMNPPDWFKDISPTGQVPLLRVDDQVVFESLVITEFINEISNDSFHPSNSIQRANNRSWIVFSSDILSDLFGIITGDEEKFNQSKIALFTKLAKIETIKSAAKFFNGNDFNMIDAAFAPIFMRLSWINEFTNNALSLDEFKHLNTWSKELLQVDVVKNSVVEGLDDAYYSNIKAREGHLSTLLID, from the coding sequence ATGAAACTAGAACTGATCAGCTTTAAACTTTGTCCATTTGCACAGCGTGCTATTATTTCGCTTAATACGCAAAAACTTGATTTTAAAATGACTTATATCAATCCCATGAATCCACCAGATTGGTTTAAAGATATTTCCCCCACTGGACAAGTCCCTTTATTAAGAGTGGACGACCAAGTGGTGTTTGAGTCTTTGGTTATTACTGAATTTATTAATGAAATAAGCAATGATAGCTTTCACCCTAGTAACTCCATTCAAAGAGCCAATAATCGCTCTTGGATTGTATTTTCATCAGACATTCTTAGTGATTTATTTGGTATTATCACAGGCGATGAGGAAAAATTTAATCAATCAAAAATAGCATTATTTACTAAATTAGCAAAAATTGAAACAATTAAAAGTGCGGCTAAGTTTTTTAATGGCAACGATTTCAACATGATTGATGCCGCCTTTGCACCTATATTTATGCGTCTAAGTTGGATTAATGAATTTACCAACAATGCTTTATCACTTGATGAGTTTAAACATCTAAACACGTGGAGTAAAGAGCTGTTACAAGTGGATGTGGTTAAAAATTCAGTGGTTGAAGGGCTGGATGATGCTTATTATTCCAACATTAAAGCACGTGAAGGTCATTTATCAACCCTGCTTATTGACTAA
- a CDS encoding 23S rRNA (pseudouridine(1915)-N(3))-methyltransferase RlmH yields MFDGLSKSVKNTTHQLWGLSNLTVPHAFTRLLAVEPIYHAHSLLTNHPSHRE; encoded by the coding sequence GTGTTTGATGGATTAAGCAAGTCAGTCAAAAATACTACACATCAATTATGGGGTTTGTCAAATTTAACAGTGCCGCACGCATTTACAAGACTACTGGCAGTGGAGCCAATTTATCATGCTCATTCATTGCTTACCAATCACCCTTCTCATAGAGAATAA